In Montipora capricornis isolate CH-2021 chromosome 4, ASM3666992v2, whole genome shotgun sequence, a single genomic region encodes these proteins:
- the LOC138044473 gene encoding adenosine receptor A3-like: MSLFMFYEGYLLTPNAALAVIFIIFGFYTVVGNVLVCIVYILDPGKKLRRVSNSYFVINLAVADILVGITVEPINAASFWSNNTNVLFSYYIFAVLSCVCSIVSISALMVDRFLAVCRPFQYRSLVKPRRIRTAILIIWLFSIHFSIMPLLGWRSASFQVYLYGLGVLFPAAIMLLSYYGLLRALREEIANLQNSGDSTQAAHVRNMVKRERRVSTTVFIMLLVFLVSWCPAVTVDFVMVFCEKCRSDTLLLVRDVTLTIGFFSSGINPGLYAWRIKSFRQGLMLLFQRGLKANPKIVQVAPLRRERITVAAFDPQGNLDKNEGVFYNVSDVSRQPNITLNERLEGL; the protein is encoded by the coding sequence ATGTCTCTTTTCATGTTTTACGAAGGGTATCTCTTGACGCCCAACGCCGCTTTGGCGGTTATCTTTATCATTTTCGGGTTTTATACCGTTGTTGGTAATGTTCTGGTCTGTATTGTGTATATTCTTGACCCTGGAAAAAAGCTACGGCGAGTGTCAAACTCGTATTTTGTCATCAACTTGGCTGTGGCCGACATTCTGGTTGGAATCACAGTGGAACCCATTAACGCTGCAAGTTTTTGGTCCAATAACACAAACGTTCTGTTTAGCTATTACATTTTCGCTGTGCTATCGTGCGTTTGTTCGATCGTGAGCATCTCCGCTCTGATGGTAGATCGTTTCCTTGCCGTGTGCCGACCTTTTCAATATCGATCACTGGTCAAACCACGCCGCATTCGCACCGCAATTCTAATTATCTGGCTGTTCTCGATCCACTTTTCAATTATGCCTCTCTTGGGTTGGCGAAGCGCAAGTTTCCAAGTTTACCTCTATGGTTTGGGTGTCCTATTTCCAGCGGCCATAATGCTATTGTCCTACTACGGTTTGCTTCGCGCATTGCGAGAGGAAATTGCCAATTTGCAAAACTCGGGGGATAGCACACAAGCAGCACATGTTCGTAACATGGTTAAGCGCGAACGGAGGGTCTCTACCACAGTTTTCATTATGCTACTGGTGTTCCTTGTTTCCTGGTGTCCTGCAGTCACTGTTGACTTTGTCATGGTATTTTGCGAAAAGTGTCGCTCAGATACGCTGCTCCTCGTACGAGACGTAACGTTAACTATTGGGTTTTTCTCGTCTGGAATTAACCCCGGTCTTTACGCATGGCGGATTAAGAGTTTCAGACAAGGACTTATGCTTCTGTTTCAGCGCGGTTTGAAAGCAAACCCGAAAATTGTTCAAGTTGCGCCTTTGCGCCGTGAAAGAATCACAGTTGCTGCTTTTGACCCGCAAGGTAATCTTGATAAAAACGAAGGCGTGTTTTATAATGTTAGTGATGTGAGCAGACAACCTAACATTACTTTAAATGAAAGGTTGGAAGGACTGTAA